In a genomic window of Acidobacteriota bacterium:
- a CDS encoding DinB family protein, with the protein MHPHLQAARHLLDDVTRGVSYEQLAKPVDGRWSPAEVLEHLRLAFSNSTGGAARCVDQGQTRARPRSMAQRLAGFLVITLQVFPKARAPEQATPKGTPAPTIVADTLAALDALDGALTGAAERFGERTPLMNHPYFGTLDVRTWRRFHLVHTKHHVKQIRERLGAAG; encoded by the coding sequence ATGCACCCACACCTGCAGGCGGCCCGGCACCTCCTCGACGACGTCACGCGGGGCGTTTCGTACGAGCAACTGGCGAAACCCGTGGACGGCAGGTGGTCGCCTGCGGAAGTGCTCGAGCACCTGCGTCTGGCGTTCTCGAACAGCACGGGCGGGGCCGCGCGGTGCGTCGATCAAGGGCAGACCCGCGCACGCCCTCGCTCGATGGCGCAGCGCCTCGCAGGGTTCCTCGTCATCACCCTGCAGGTCTTCCCGAAGGCGAGGGCGCCCGAACAGGCGACGCCCAAGGGCACGCCCGCACCGACGATCGTCGCCGACACGCTGGCGGCGCTCGACGCGCTCGATGGCGCGCTGACCGGCGCCGCCGAGCGCTTCGGCGAGCGCACGCCGCTCATGAACCACCCGTACTTCGGCACGCTCGACGTTCGCACGTGGCGCAGGTTCCACCTCGTGCACACGAAGCACCACGTCAAGCAGATCCGCGAGCGGCTCGGGGCGGCGGGGTGA
- a CDS encoding DUF1499 domain-containing protein encodes MSPPSSTSPTARWGRWCWIASLGLSGTAAVLLLAAPLGSQAGLWTFRGGFTLLRWAAYVAIAAGALGLAGGLLARRVGPALAAGALALVVLAVPWQWLRTARSVPPIHDITTDTASPPAFEAVVPLRAGASNPPDYDPAVAAQQRDAYPDVVPLDVARPVDEVFEAARRAAEVMGWEIVAVDAVRGRLEAVDTTFWFRFKDDIVVRVAATDTGARVDVRSKSRVGRSDVGKNAARIREYLAEVRRGVRE; translated from the coding sequence ATGTCACCTCCCTCGTCGACTTCGCCAACGGCGCGCTGGGGACGCTGGTGCTGGATCGCGAGCCTGGGGCTCTCGGGTACCGCCGCCGTCCTGCTGCTCGCGGCGCCGCTCGGCAGCCAGGCTGGCCTCTGGACGTTTCGCGGCGGGTTCACGCTCCTGCGCTGGGCGGCCTACGTCGCCATCGCGGCCGGCGCGCTCGGGCTCGCCGGCGGCCTGCTCGCCCGACGGGTGGGTCCGGCCCTGGCCGCCGGGGCGCTGGCGCTCGTGGTGCTGGCGGTGCCGTGGCAGTGGCTGCGGACGGCGCGTAGCGTCCCCCCGATTCACGACATCACGACCGACACCGCGTCACCGCCGGCGTTCGAGGCCGTCGTGCCGCTCCGCGCTGGGGCGAGCAACCCGCCGGACTACGATCCGGCCGTCGCGGCGCAGCAACGGGACGCGTACCCCGACGTCGTGCCGCTCGACGTGGCGCGTCCTGTCGACGAGGTGTTCGAGGCGGCGCGGCGCGCGGCGGAGGTGATGGGCTGGGAGATCGTCGCCGTGGACGCGGTCCGCGGCCGCCTCGAAGCGGTCGACACGACCTTCTGGTTCAGGTTCAAGGACGACATCGTCGTGCGGGTTGCGGCGACGGACACCGGCGCCCGCGTGGACGTGCGGTCGAAGTCGCGCGTTGGACGCAGCGACGTCGGGAAGAACGCCGCACGGATTCGCGAGTATCTCGCCGAGGTGCGACGGGGGGTGCGGGAGTGA
- a CDS encoding prolyl oligopeptidase family serine peptidase: protein MSGVSPGPTSSPCRGSRWRRVVAALGVAAWPLVLDAPAFAQAAPPIERVAALPSLTGTTPSSPVWAPDGSRLAFLWNDQALPFRDVWVVAADGAAPTRLTALDPTAATLAPPGDDLSLAALTSRAASRARGGVSELLWSPDGESVVFVYRGRIHTVPAGGGSPATLAPSTGASRVAYSPDGRFLSFLQDGDLWLYRFDGAHLMRATHVGVPTIARVPVGSYPRPDVEMRDYAWSADSRYLALDYVDRRNVRRVTIPSYLHDEPILQEIRRPYPGDSDEIRRLGLYTVADGLVRFLDLDEPTNRNTLDFAWSPVAAELLIHQDSDEGEHRWLFVADAASLSVRQVWHDHRPRRIYPFFTARWSSDGKAIHYVGDTDRHYRLYSIPAAGGKPVVLTTGDFDVAGSRSTARVSVSPKTREIFYVSAEHSPYERHVYRMPEGGGRAVKVTSMPGVHDPVVSPDGRRVALVSSNDATPAELYVVDAAGGAAERRVTTSPPAEFATYRWARPRYVTFKSRIDDFTLHARIIEPPNLDPTRKYPVVIGSVYSNTVRNEWRGASATLQQHLVLAGEYINVQVDLRGSVGYGVDFREIFQGDWGGGDLEDLHSTVDYLKTLPYVDQNRIGIWGSSYGGMMVLFALFERPGMFAAGVSGAPAIDVSHFTAFDQHLSRRPHTHPDTFVKSTLLNYGEKLQDPLLFIHGLHDDIVPFKTTVQMMEKLMLLGKDFDVAVAPNSAHGWTQREHYAVFLQRKLVQHFDRHLGRGGRPAGTATGR from the coding sequence ATGTCAGGTGTCTCCCCCGGCCCCACGTCCAGTCCTTGCCGCGGCTCCCGATGGCGTCGTGTCGTCGCGGCGCTCGGCGTTGCCGCGTGGCCGCTGGTGCTCGATGCGCCGGCGTTCGCGCAGGCCGCCCCCCCGATCGAGCGCGTCGCCGCGCTGCCGAGCCTGACGGGCACGACGCCGTCGAGTCCCGTCTGGGCCCCGGACGGGTCGCGGCTCGCGTTCCTGTGGAACGACCAGGCGCTGCCGTTCCGGGACGTCTGGGTCGTGGCGGCGGACGGCGCGGCGCCGACGCGGCTGACGGCGCTCGACCCGACGGCGGCCACGCTCGCGCCCCCCGGTGACGATCTGTCGCTCGCCGCCCTGACGTCGCGGGCGGCCTCGCGTGCGCGAGGGGGTGTCTCCGAACTGCTCTGGAGCCCTGACGGCGAGTCGGTGGTGTTCGTCTACCGGGGCCGCATCCACACCGTACCGGCGGGCGGCGGCTCGCCGGCGACACTCGCGCCATCGACGGGCGCGTCGCGTGTGGCGTATTCGCCAGACGGGCGGTTCCTGTCGTTCCTGCAGGACGGCGACTTGTGGCTGTACCGCTTCGACGGAGCCCACCTGATGCGCGCCACGCACGTGGGCGTGCCCACGATCGCCCGCGTGCCGGTCGGCAGCTATCCGCGGCCCGACGTCGAGATGCGTGACTACGCCTGGTCGGCCGACTCGCGGTACCTCGCGCTCGACTACGTCGACCGGCGGAACGTCCGGAGGGTCACCATTCCGTCGTATCTGCACGACGAGCCGATCCTCCAGGAGATCCGGCGCCCCTATCCCGGCGACAGCGACGAGATTCGCCGCCTGGGCCTCTACACGGTGGCCGACGGCCTCGTCCGCTTCCTCGATCTCGATGAGCCCACGAACCGCAACACGCTCGACTTCGCCTGGTCGCCGGTCGCCGCCGAACTGCTGATCCACCAGGACTCGGACGAGGGCGAGCACCGCTGGCTCTTCGTCGCCGACGCCGCCAGTCTGTCGGTGCGTCAGGTCTGGCACGATCACCGGCCCCGGCGGATCTATCCGTTCTTCACCGCGCGCTGGAGCAGCGACGGCAAGGCGATCCACTACGTGGGTGACACCGATCGGCACTATCGCCTCTATTCGATTCCCGCCGCCGGCGGGAAACCGGTCGTGCTGACGACAGGCGACTTCGACGTGGCCGGGTCGCGGTCGACCGCGCGCGTGAGCGTCTCGCCGAAGACGCGTGAGATCTTCTACGTCTCGGCCGAGCACAGCCCGTACGAGCGCCACGTGTACCGCATGCCCGAGGGCGGAGGCCGGGCGGTCAAGGTGACGTCGATGCCGGGCGTGCACGATCCGGTGGTTTCGCCAGACGGGCGGCGCGTGGCGCTCGTGTCCTCGAACGACGCGACGCCGGCCGAGCTGTACGTGGTGGACGCCGCGGGCGGGGCCGCGGAGCGGCGGGTCACCACATCGCCCCCGGCCGAGTTTGCGACCTACCGGTGGGCCCGCCCGCGCTACGTCACCTTCAAGAGCCGCATCGACGACTTCACGTTGCACGCGCGGATCATCGAGCCCCCGAACCTCGACCCGACCCGGAAGTACCCCGTCGTCATCGGCAGCGTCTACTCGAACACCGTGCGCAACGAGTGGCGGGGCGCCTCGGCGACGCTCCAGCAGCACCTCGTGCTGGCTGGCGAGTACATCAACGTCCAGGTCGATCTCCGCGGCAGCGTGGGGTACGGCGTCGACTTTCGCGAGATTTTCCAGGGAGACTGGGGCGGGGGCGACCTCGAGGACCTGCACAGCACGGTCGACTACCTGAAGACGCTGCCGTACGTCGATCAGAATCGCATCGGGATCTGGGGCAGCAGCTACGGCGGCATGATGGTGCTCTTCGCGCTCTTCGAGCGGCCGGGCATGTTCGCGGCAGGGGTGTCTGGCGCGCCGGCGATCGACGTGAGCCACTTCACGGCGTTCGACCAGCACCTGTCGCGGCGGCCGCACACCCACCCCGACACGTTCGTCAAGTCGACGCTGCTCAACTACGGCGAGAAGCTGCAGGATCCGCTGCTCTTCATCCACGGCCTGCACGACGACATCGTCCCGTTCAAGACGACGGTCCAGATGATGGAGAAGCTGATGCTGCTTGGCAAGGACTTCGACGTCGCGGTGGCGCCGAACTCGGCCCACGGCTGGACGCAGCGGGAGCACTACGCGGTGTTCCTGCAACGCAAGCTGGTGCAGCACTTCGACCGCCACCTCGGACGGGGCGGCCGCCCGGCGGGGACAGCCACGGGGCGATGA
- a CDS encoding TonB-dependent receptor, whose protein sequence is MKVVERVLLVAAGLLLASAAGAQVRQAEISGTITDQARAVLPGVTVSATHVGTQQTRTTVTDGTGSFLLTALPIGEYEIRAELSGFAPVVITGYRLSLGDSTRLDLTLQISGLEETITVATEIPLIDTKKSDLAGRIDQVQMEELPLSGRNWLNFATLAPGVKSDGSGGQPTAGVGDNRMSKVFVDGGSVQNLSTVAIDLEVSKEIVAEFEVITNRFDAVMGHAGTSVVNAVTKSGADRFSGSAFIYQRDDSLNAEDFFTGRVEPYSNRQMGFTLGGPIVRGKTHFFGSYERQEEPNTKSSNTGIASLDAPVAADDVADLYFLRGDHSLTQNHRMSVRYNRFLRDQPLSDLGGTRPLSNSHNNIFETNRAGMTLNSVFGNRFVNTTSVTYLRSFRRFNRQSGVPDRETYGFAGRGDNQHTFPAVTIGGVTNVGNERPWFWYFRNDSSYFFQAKGAHSLKFGGEWNHQYISGIFAANSNGTFFYDRNPANLATCCASGNQADWDKSQFPIPIRYSQALGDFFYDAPNDIISAFVQDDWSVNSRLTLNLGLRYDLEIGSLGHDQTGLVTDPRSNDKNNFQPRVGFAWDLLGTGRTIVRGGGGLYYDQVFLNVTFNQRRSNTGRQVSVTTFNTNNDPNFAFDPLGGRTFDDFIVAAGATNATRIGSDTEQPHVWTWSGGVAHQLTPVLAVSADYVYQRSDSMLRSVDANLFCCWPDGNPLPIRAGNFPELGGAVPGFGRPDPRFNAITEYTSYGKSRYHGLQLALNRRMSEGYQFGLSYLLSRNQDDHNGAFSQPHNPFNLADEYADSLQDQRHRFVANWVVRLPWDFNFSGILFAASGRAIGVSSGGIDINGDGVTGGDRPICGQDPRFNPGCSFLGIPNGQRVPKNALRSDPVYRTDLRVARRFTFGRVSFDPSIEVFNVFNRQNNNPGSYNNNLANARFGQPGRSALLPYLPRQAQVAVRMSF, encoded by the coding sequence ATGAAGGTCGTCGAACGCGTGCTGCTCGTCGCGGCGGGCCTGCTGCTCGCCAGCGCGGCCGGCGCGCAAGTCCGCCAGGCGGAAATCTCCGGTACCATCACGGATCAGGCTCGGGCCGTCCTGCCCGGCGTCACGGTCAGCGCGACCCACGTGGGCACGCAGCAGACGCGGACCACGGTGACCGACGGCACCGGCAGCTTCCTGCTCACCGCCCTGCCGATTGGCGAGTACGAGATCCGGGCGGAACTGTCGGGCTTCGCGCCGGTGGTCATCACCGGGTACCGTCTCAGCCTCGGCGACAGCACCCGGCTCGACCTCACGCTGCAGATCAGCGGCCTCGAGGAGACGATCACGGTCGCCACCGAGATCCCGCTCATCGACACGAAGAAGTCGGACCTCGCCGGGCGCATCGACCAGGTGCAGATGGAGGAGCTGCCGCTCAGCGGCCGCAACTGGCTGAACTTCGCGACGCTCGCGCCTGGCGTCAAGTCGGACGGGTCTGGCGGGCAGCCCACCGCGGGCGTCGGCGACAACCGCATGAGCAAGGTGTTCGTCGACGGCGGGTCGGTGCAGAACCTCTCGACGGTCGCCATCGACCTCGAGGTCTCGAAGGAGATCGTCGCCGAGTTCGAGGTCATCACGAACCGGTTCGACGCCGTCATGGGCCATGCCGGCACGAGCGTGGTCAACGCGGTCACCAAGTCGGGCGCCGACCGGTTCTCGGGCTCGGCCTTCATCTACCAGCGCGACGACTCCCTGAACGCGGAGGACTTCTTCACCGGCCGGGTCGAGCCGTACTCGAACCGTCAGATGGGCTTCACGCTCGGCGGACCCATCGTCCGCGGCAAGACGCACTTCTTCGGCAGCTACGAGCGGCAGGAGGAGCCGAACACGAAGTCGTCGAACACCGGCATCGCGTCGCTCGATGCGCCCGTGGCCGCCGACGACGTCGCCGACCTGTACTTCCTGCGGGGCGATCACAGCCTGACGCAGAACCACCGGATGAGCGTGCGCTACAACCGCTTCCTGCGCGACCAGCCGCTCTCAGACCTCGGCGGCACGCGGCCGCTCTCGAATTCGCACAACAACATCTTCGAGACCAATCGCGCGGGCATGACGCTCAACTCGGTCTTCGGCAACCGCTTCGTCAACACGACGTCGGTCACCTATCTCCGGAGCTTCCGCCGGTTCAACCGCCAGAGCGGCGTGCCCGACCGCGAGACCTACGGGTTCGCCGGCAGGGGCGACAACCAGCACACGTTCCCGGCGGTCACGATTGGCGGCGTCACCAACGTCGGCAACGAGCGCCCGTGGTTCTGGTACTTCCGCAACGACTCGTCGTACTTCTTCCAGGCGAAGGGGGCGCACAGCCTGAAGTTCGGCGGCGAGTGGAACCACCAGTACATCAGCGGCATCTTCGCCGCCAACTCGAACGGCACGTTCTTCTACGACCGCAACCCGGCCAACCTCGCCACCTGCTGCGCGAGCGGCAACCAGGCCGACTGGGACAAGTCGCAGTTCCCGATTCCGATCCGCTACTCGCAGGCGCTCGGCGACTTCTTCTACGACGCGCCGAACGACATCATCAGCGCGTTCGTCCAGGACGACTGGAGCGTGAACTCGCGGCTGACGCTCAACCTCGGGCTGCGCTACGACCTCGAGATCGGCTCGCTCGGTCACGATCAGACCGGCCTCGTCACCGACCCGCGCAGCAACGACAAGAACAACTTCCAGCCGCGGGTCGGCTTCGCCTGGGACCTGCTGGGCACGGGACGCACGATCGTGCGCGGCGGCGGTGGTCTCTACTACGATCAGGTGTTCCTCAACGTCACCTTCAACCAGCGGCGGTCGAACACCGGCCGCCAGGTGTCCGTGACGACGTTCAACACGAACAACGACCCGAACTTCGCGTTCGACCCGCTGGGCGGCCGCACCTTCGACGATTTCATCGTGGCGGCGGGCGCGACCAACGCGACGCGCATCGGCAGCGACACGGAGCAGCCGCACGTCTGGACGTGGTCGGGCGGCGTCGCGCACCAGCTCACGCCGGTGCTCGCCGTGAGCGCCGACTACGTCTACCAGCGATCGGACTCGATGCTCCGCTCGGTCGACGCCAACCTGTTCTGCTGCTGGCCCGACGGCAACCCTCTGCCCATCCGCGCGGGCAATTTCCCCGAGCTGGGCGGCGCCGTCCCGGGCTTCGGCCGGCCCGACCCCAGGTTCAACGCGATCACCGAGTACACCTCGTATGGCAAGTCGCGATACCACGGCCTGCAGCTCGCCCTCAACAGGCGGATGAGCGAGGGGTACCAGTTCGGGCTCTCGTACCTGCTCTCACGCAACCAGGACGACCACAACGGCGCGTTCTCGCAGCCGCACAACCCCTTCAACCTCGCTGACGAGTACGCCGACTCGCTGCAGGACCAGCGGCATCGTTTCGTCGCCAACTGGGTGGTCCGCCTGCCCTGGGACTTCAACTTCAGCGGCATCCTGTTCGCCGCGTCAGGGCGCGCCATCGGCGTCTCGAGCGGCGGCATCGACATCAACGGCGACGGCGTCACGGGCGGCGATCGGCCGATCTGTGGCCAGGACCCGCGGTTCAACCCCGGTTGCAGCTTCCTCGGCATCCCGAACGGCCAGCGAGTGCCGAAGAACGCGCTTCGCTCCGACCCAGTGTACCGGACCGACCTGCGGGTCGCGCGTCGCTTCACCTTCGGTCGCGTCTCGTTCGACCCGAGCATCGAGGTCTTCAACGTCTTCAACCGGCAGAACAACAACCCGGGGAGCTACAACAACAACCTGGCCAACGCCCGGTTCGGTCAGCCGGGGCGTTCCGCCCTGCTGCCCTACCTGCCTCGTCAAGCGCAGGTCGCCGTCCGCATGTCGTTCTGA
- a CDS encoding HAD-IA family hydrolase: MTTYSVLLFDLDGTLLDSVPLILDSFEHAFEAIGRTPPPRAELLAGVGTPLVDHFARWTTRADEQAALFAHYRAFNLAHHDARVSAFDGVVGLVEDLRRARRRLGLVTSKNRSTAKRGLDVMGLTDAFEVVVGCDDVRRPKPDREPVDVALERLRWHDRAAVLFIGDSLHDLACGRAAGVATAAALWGPFGRDELARGEPTHWLESPDDLRDVVGVGAGGTRNDP; the protein is encoded by the coding sequence ATGACGACCTACTCGGTGCTCCTCTTCGATCTCGACGGCACGCTGCTCGACTCGGTGCCGCTCATTCTCGACAGCTTCGAACATGCCTTCGAAGCCATCGGCCGCACGCCCCCGCCGCGCGCCGAGCTGCTCGCCGGGGTCGGCACGCCCCTCGTCGATCACTTCGCACGGTGGACCACCCGCGCCGACGAACAGGCGGCGCTCTTCGCGCACTACCGCGCGTTCAACCTGGCGCATCACGATGCCCGGGTGTCGGCGTTCGACGGCGTCGTGGGCCTCGTCGAGGACCTGCGGCGGGCCCGACGCCGTCTGGGCCTCGTCACGAGCAAGAACAGGTCTACGGCGAAGCGCGGACTCGACGTGATGGGGTTGACCGATGCCTTCGAGGTCGTCGTGGGCTGCGACGACGTGCGCCGGCCGAAGCCGGACCGGGAACCTGTCGACGTCGCGCTCGAGCGCCTGCGGTGGCACGACCGCGCGGCGGTGCTGTTCATCGGCGACAGCCTGCACGACCTCGCATGCGGCCGGGCGGCCGGCGTGGCCACGGCGGCCGCGTTGTGGGGGCCGTTTGGCCGCGACGAGCTCGCGCGGGGCGAGCCGACGCACTGGCTCGAGTCGCCCGACGACCTGCGTGACGTCGTGGGTGTGGGTGCTGGTGGAACGCGAAACGATCCCTGA
- a CDS encoding carbohydrate binding family 9 domain-containing protein, which produces MRVSFVSVGAALGLLLACDPGAASPASSTGRPTVRGERLADDERVALDGRLDEPIWRRTTPAASFLQREPIEGADPTQLTEVHVAYDRHALYLGILLHDTDPSAVLGYQRQRDADLSSDDRFQFVLDTFLDGRTAYFFEINPAGQMGDGLLRAGSVNRSWDGIWEARVARDAHGWSAEIRLPFRTLNFDPKLEAWGINFQRTIRRYNEDALWSGHRRNEGLFSVVHAGRLVGLEGVSQGLGLEARPYTAASSKQAPGAQGVGATDVGVDIGYSITPSLRAALTVNTDFAETDVDQRQVNLTRFPLQFPERRQFFLEGSSVYSFAPASGVNPYFSRRIGLVDGEPAPIVYGARLGGQAGPFDVGLLHVRTAREGTVAAEDFTVARLRRNVWRQSSLGAIYTRRATDGTDGIDSLPARQTVGVDVDLNTSTFLGDKNVRFEGFYVWHTNPASTATPARERSSRGVRLAFPQDAWRAHVSLREFGREWDPAVGFAPRRGFRRLQPSVAWSPRPRWRAVRQLDFEVSFEHLTDLSGRLETQRLSLTPVDIRFESGDRLEWEWTRAFERLDVPFAIASGVVLPAGDYRFDDMELSVSSASRRRVSAGGSLRWGEFWSGTRRQVDGGLTIRPTSGVRVTFEGDRRLVRLPEGRFATTLGRLSAQWQASPWTAATATVQYDTVSRIAGLYSRLRWIVRPGSDVYVVYTHNWQQHDTRWSTLSRGATTKVNYTHRF; this is translated from the coding sequence GTGCGTGTGTCCTTCGTCTCCGTCGGGGCCGCCCTCGGCCTGCTGCTCGCGTGCGATCCGGGCGCGGCCTCGCCTGCGTCCAGTACCGGACGCCCGACGGTGCGCGGCGAGCGGCTGGCCGACGACGAGCGCGTCGCGCTCGACGGACGCCTCGACGAACCGATCTGGCGGCGCACGACGCCCGCCGCCTCGTTCCTGCAGCGCGAGCCGATCGAGGGCGCCGATCCGACGCAGCTCACCGAGGTCCACGTCGCCTACGATCGCCACGCGCTCTACCTGGGCATCCTCCTGCACGACACCGACCCGTCGGCCGTGCTCGGCTACCAGCGCCAGCGCGACGCCGACCTCTCGTCCGACGACCGCTTCCAGTTCGTCCTCGACACGTTCCTCGATGGCCGGACGGCCTACTTCTTCGAGATCAACCCGGCGGGCCAGATGGGCGACGGCCTGCTGCGGGCTGGGAGCGTCAACCGCTCGTGGGATGGCATCTGGGAGGCGCGCGTCGCGCGCGACGCCCACGGCTGGTCGGCCGAGATCCGCCTCCCGTTTCGCACGCTGAACTTCGACCCGAAGCTCGAAGCCTGGGGCATCAACTTCCAGCGGACCATCCGCCGGTACAACGAGGATGCCCTCTGGAGCGGGCATCGTCGCAACGAGGGACTGTTCTCGGTGGTGCACGCCGGCCGGCTGGTCGGCCTCGAGGGCGTCTCGCAGGGGCTCGGCCTCGAAGCCCGGCCCTACACCGCCGCGTCGTCGAAACAGGCGCCCGGGGCGCAGGGCGTCGGCGCGACCGATGTCGGCGTCGACATCGGCTACAGCATCACGCCGAGCCTGCGTGCGGCGCTCACGGTGAACACCGACTTCGCCGAGACCGACGTCGATCAGCGACAGGTCAACCTCACCCGGTTTCCGCTCCAGTTCCCCGAGCGGCGCCAGTTCTTCCTCGAGGGGTCGAGCGTCTACTCGTTTGCGCCGGCAAGTGGCGTCAACCCCTACTTCAGCCGCCGCATCGGCCTCGTCGACGGTGAGCCCGCGCCGATCGTCTACGGCGCGCGACTCGGAGGCCAGGCCGGCCCCTTCGACGTGGGCCTGCTGCACGTGCGGACCGCGCGCGAGGGCACGGTCGCCGCCGAAGACTTCACGGTCGCCCGTCTGCGGCGCAACGTCTGGCGGCAGTCATCGCTCGGCGCCATCTACACGCGTCGTGCCACCGACGGAACCGACGGGATCGATTCGCTCCCGGCACGGCAGACAGTCGGCGTCGATGTCGACCTGAACACGTCGACCTTCCTCGGCGACAAGAACGTGCGCTTCGAGGGCTTCTACGTGTGGCACACGAACCCCGCATCGACCGCCACGCCGGCGCGCGAGCGATCGTCGCGCGGGGTGCGCCTCGCGTTTCCACAGGACGCCTGGCGCGCGCACGTGTCGCTGCGCGAGTTCGGCCGCGAATGGGACCCGGCGGTCGGCTTCGCGCCACGCCGGGGGTTCCGCCGACTCCAGCCGAGCGTAGCCTGGTCGCCGCGGCCGCGATGGCGGGCCGTGAGACAGCTCGACTTCGAGGTGAGCTTCGAGCACCTTACCGACCTGAGCGGCCGTCTGGAGACGCAACGCCTTTCTCTCACACCCGTCGACATCCGGTTCGAGAGCGGGGACCGTCTCGAATGGGAGTGGACGCGCGCCTTCGAGCGGCTCGACGTACCGTTTGCCATCGCCTCGGGCGTCGTCCTCCCGGCGGGCGACTACCGCTTCGACGACATGGAGCTCAGCGTGAGCTCCGCGAGCCGGCGGCGCGTCTCGGCCGGCGGCAGCCTGCGCTGGGGTGAGTTCTGGTCGGGCACGCGACGCCAGGTCGATGGCGGGCTGACGATCCGGCCGACCAGCGGCGTGCGGGTCACGTTCGAGGGCGACCGCCGCCTGGTTCGCCTGCCGGAAGGACGCTTCGCGACCACGCTGGGCCGACTGAGCGCGCAGTGGCAGGCGAGCCCGTGGACGGCGGCCACGGCCACGGTACAGTACGACACGGTGAGCCGGATCGCGGGACTCTACTCGCGCCTGCGCTGGATCGTCCGCCCGGGCAGCGACGTCTACGTCGTCTACACCCACAACTGGCAGCAGCACGACACGCGATGGTCGACCCTGTCGCGCGGGGCGACGACGAAGGTCAACTACACGCACCGGTTCTGA
- a CDS encoding cytochrome-c peroxidase, producing the protein MSNAFWGGLFVLPLIVSVAVTADDLRSRVGDYFEPIPTTAPEIPGNPASPEKVDLGRMLYFEPRLSKSGIISCNTCHAIGTGGADNVPTSVGHGWQRGPRNAPTVLNAVFNTAQFWDGRAKDLMEQAQGPVQAAVEMNNTPARAVETLKSIPEYVERFKAAFPGEADPVTFENMARAIEVFEATLLTPNAPFDRFLRGDDRALSPVQHRGLELFVDKGCVTCHSGVNLGGDGYFPFGVVKKPGADVLPAGDRGRFEVTQTASDEYVFRASPLRNIALTAPYFHSGEVWDLVEAVAIMGSSQLGATLTDAEARDIAAFLESLTGDQPQVVYPILPPSTATTPRPEM; encoded by the coding sequence ATGTCGAACGCGTTCTGGGGCGGCCTGTTCGTGTTGCCCCTCATCGTCAGCGTGGCCGTGACGGCCGACGACCTCCGCAGCCGGGTGGGTGACTACTTCGAACCGATTCCCACCACCGCGCCCGAGATTCCGGGCAACCCGGCCAGTCCCGAGAAGGTGGATCTGGGCCGGATGCTCTACTTCGAGCCTCGACTCTCGAAGAGCGGCATCATCAGCTGCAACACGTGCCATGCCATCGGCACGGGCGGGGCCGACAACGTACCGACCTCCGTCGGTCATGGCTGGCAGCGCGGGCCCCGCAACGCGCCCACGGTGCTCAACGCCGTCTTCAACACTGCGCAGTTCTGGGACGGCCGGGCGAAGGACCTCATGGAGCAGGCGCAGGGGCCGGTGCAGGCGGCCGTCGAGATGAACAACACGCCCGCGCGCGCCGTGGAGACGCTCAAGAGCATTCCCGAGTACGTCGAGCGATTCAAAGCCGCGTTTCCTGGAGAGGCCGACCCGGTGACCTTCGAGAACATGGCGCGGGCCATCGAGGTCTTCGAGGCCACACTCCTGACGCCGAACGCGCCGTTCGATCGCTTCCTCCGCGGCGACGACCGGGCGCTTTCGCCCGTGCAGCATCGGGGGCTCGAGCTGTTCGTCGACAAGGGGTGCGTGACGTGCCACAGCGGCGTCAACCTCGGTGGCGACGGCTACTTCCCCTTCGGCGTGGTCAAGAAGCCCGGTGCCGATGTGTTGCCGGCCGGCGATCGCGGGCGGTTCGAGGTCACTCAGACGGCCAGCGACGAGTACGTGTTCCGCGCGTCGCCCCTGCGCAACATCGCGCTCACCGCGCCCTACTTCCATTCGGGCGAGGTGTGGGATCTCGTGGAGGCGGTCGCCATCATGGGCAGCAGCCAGCTCGGCGCAACCCTGACCGACGCCGAGGCGCGCGACATCGCCGCGTTCCTCGAGTCGCTCACCGGCGACCAGCCGCAGGTGGTCTATCCCATCCTGCCGCCGAGCACCGCGACGACGCCGCGCCCCGAGATGTAG